One window of the Dermacentor andersoni chromosome 10, qqDerAnde1_hic_scaffold, whole genome shotgun sequence genome contains the following:
- the LOC126544932 gene encoding uncharacterized protein codes for MFRSASMNLGAVALPGCQAILCFINIVLQLVSLPPSYWGTYIAKTDQGAILERGHFGLWYVCSERVPFFFEDCEAPITYLRLTGLSTAAGALAIIHLLILFGALPLIVIRLVQSIRNIEDGCLDVRFLCLAKTTVTVVALILAVIVVILGSMGTDQPVYYEVQQGWAFWIQVVILIIDIFLVLVGALENIQLWKLQNMQEAANTGTSSYQDDFSETYSNPGFGRQPVYDVQQRAYDTELPAPPPSPPEELEDSDFNGSTAGLPPPPPLPPPGDNDNGYPEPDAGSRNGADLTYQNPTFEDSSPSTQRRTANNEPRYGNL; via the exons ATGTTTAGGAGTGCCAGCATGAACCTGGGCGCAGTGGCGTTGCCGGGATGCCAGGCCATCCTGTGCTTCATCAACATTGTCCTGCAGCTGGTCTCACTGCCTCCGTCCTACTGGGGAACCTACATTGCAAAGACTGATCAAG GAGCCATTCTCGAACGTGGCCACTTCGGATTGTGGTACGTCTGCAGCGAGCGCGTGCCGTTCTTCTTTGAGGACTGCGAGGCTCCCATCACGTACCTGAGGCTGACCGGACTCAGCACGGCCGCCGGAGCGTTGGCCATCATTCACCTGCTCATACTGTTCGGAGCTCTACCGCTCATCGTCATACGCTTGGTCCAGTCTATTCGAAACATTGAAGACGGGTGCCttgatgtgcgattcctgtgttTGGCCAAGACTACTGTCACTGTTGTTGCAT TGATCCTTGCAGTGATTGTAGTAATCCTTGGCAGCATGGGCACAGATCAGCCGGTCTACTATGAAGTGCAGCAAGGATGGGCATTCTGGATTCAG GTTGTCATTCTGATCATCGACATCTTCCTTGTGCTGGTTGGTGCACTGGAGAACATTCAGCTTTGGAAGCTGCAGAACATGCAAGAAGCGGCAAACACAGGGACGAGCAGCTACCAGGATGACTTTTCCGAGACGTACAGTAACCCCGGCTTTGGTCGACAACCCGTGTACGATGTGCAGCAACGCGCGTACGACACCGAGCTTCCGGCACCTCCACCTTCTCCACCCGAGGAGTTGGAGGACTCGGACTTCAACGGATCAACGGCCGGATTGCCACCACCACCTCCCCTTCCACCGCCAGGCGACAACGATAACGGGTACCCGGAACCCGACGCTGGTTCCAGGAATGGTGCTGACCTGACCTATCAGAATCCCACATTTGAGGACAGCTCACCGAGCACTCAGAGGAGGACTGCCAACAATGAACCGCGCTATGGCAACCTCTGA